acactgacccacacactgacacacactgttacacacacactgacacacacactgacacacactgacccacacactgacacacactgttacacacacactgacccacacactgacacacactgttacacacacactgacacacacactgacacacactgacccacacactgacacacactgttacacacacactgacccacacactgacacacactgacacacacactgacccacactgacacacactgacacacactgacacacacactgacccacactgacacacacactgttacacacactgacacacacactgttacacacactgacacacactgacccacacactgacccacactgacacacacactgacccacactgacacacactgacacacactgacacacacactgacacacacactgacacacactgacacacactgacacacactgacacacacactgacacacactgacacacacactgacacacactgacacacactgaagcCTGTCGTGTGCCATCTTGCTGCAGACTGACCCTCTGTGATGTGTCACTCATCATTAAACCTTCTCCTCAATGCTTAATGCAGAATTTTATTTCCTCACTTTTATTCAGTCTTTGAAAAATGATCCATTAGAAATAAAAGCGTTTCTGCTCTGAGTCTGCGATGATCCACCGTCCAGGTCGGACGTGTTTAACTCGTCTGAGAAACAGCTACGCGTCTGAGCACCTGCCCTCCACCCATCAGTGACTCCACTTTCCATGACTTTAAATACCAAATGAGGAGCACTTCCTCCTGCTCGTCTCTGATGCTTCATactttgtttatgttgttttctatttaaaaacATCATCAGAGTTTGTAATGTCTGATTTCCTCAGAGATGAGGAACTGTCACGACTTCCCCCGTCAGGACTGAACCTTCCTGTTTATGCTCCGCGGGCTGACTCAGTCACAGCTAACCtgcacaccaccaccaccaccaccacacgtGTGTGGAGTCCAGACTCAGGCGCTGAGCACTGAGCTGGGCTGAGCGGGTGCTTTTTTTCCGTGCACACTGATTTCCATAACAAACGCGAGTTTCAGACGAGCAGCTACATTTGAATGGGAGCGCCTCACCTCACCGAGCCTTTGGGAACAGGGATGGTGGCACACACGTTGATGGCAGcgctgcaaaaacaaaacaatggcatcatcatcatcatcactgttatCCACTAATCCTCCAAATCTTTATTAACAACGTGTCAGTGGGTGCTCGCTGCACAGGTCACCTGTCAGactctccagcagctgcaggtatTCAGGTACTGTACCCAACTTTACGTGCGTATTTTTAAGCTACGTGTCACTTCCGCTCCGCCACGTTTCAGGAGGAGAGATCATACGTTTTACTCCACGTTCATCTGACACCTGTCGTTACTCTTACATGAACGTATGTTTACCTGTGTTATTTCCAACAGAACTCGGGAACCTGAATGATTAAAACATACCTGCCGCACCTGcaccagctgctgtttgacacCTACCATACAGCTGAGTGGAATTAAGTTTGGTTTCAGTGGTTTGCAAAGATGGTGAAATGAACTCTGACCTCTTAGGTGGCAGGTCACAGCGAAGCTTCAGGTACATCAGCAGCCTGCGGACAGGAAGAGCATCAGCTGTGAGCAGGTTTCAGCCTTTTCTGACCGCGTGTGAAGgttaatgttttactttttatcGCTCCGCAAAGCACTTTGATTCACTTCTGTACGAGACTGAGCTCTGCAAATAAACCTGACGAATATCCTGACGGCCCCACCTGCACGCAGCAGAACAAAGCGAGGGGTGGAGGCACTGAGCGGCTGAGATTTACTCTGCATGACTTCATATACAGGACCAATTCACGTGTTTTCACGTCTGCACAGTTTCCAGTCAGACCTCCTCTGACTGCTTCAGGGCCTGGAAACCAGTACGCAGAGAAGGAATAATATAACATCTACATAACTGATCAGGGCTCAGCAATTAGGTTCAACTGCAGGCTAGATTTTTCAGTACAGTTCAGCAGGGATCAGCACAGATTGACAGGCGGTGCGGCCCCATGTGAGGGCCCAAACTACGACCCCAAACTACGACCCCAGGACCTAATCTGTAACAAACTGGTATTGAGTGATTGGAAACTGCGTGTTGACAGGGTGTGGGCTGGAAAATGTTGAGGCTGTCCAATTAAACGTCTCCTTTGACTCTGAGGAGCTCACAGCAAACCCTCaggttttctctctgctctcagagtCCACAGGTAACACGCAGGtaacacacaggtaacacatcACAGGTGCTCAGAAGAAGATATATACAGAACAACTAAACAGAACCAGAAAGGACCAGTGCAGAACCCACAGCTGTTCTCTGGGCTGGCGTATCTGTCTTTACCTTCCTCCGCTGTCTCTCTCGATGGTTGGGAAGAGACGAAAAGGAGGAGCTGAAGGCAGATCATCGCTCAGCTGGTACTGCATCACTGTTTGCTGCAaggggaggaaaaaggagagatcAAGAgcatgaagaggaggaaacaaagacagaggacaaggaggagagagaggagcagagagtcTGCTTCAGGACTGTGAGCAGGTCCTGTAATATAAACATGGACAGTGGAGTCCTGGTTATGTGATTGTAGGAAACTaactgttcactgtgatggacgAGTTTGAAATCAGTCCATTttcacacagaagaaaagaaacaaacgtGTGAGGAAGGAAATGGCACCAAAGCTGATGGattttgtttggtttctgtgctgaaacattaaaaacctGCACTTTCCTCCTGTAAGGCAGGAATCTGTGAAAGGGGCTTAGTGAGTGTTGCACCACATTTAAGCTCGACTGCAAGAGAACAAAGTATTCAGTCCCATGAcaactgtttattgtttattttgtttacgACAGCACAGGAGCCTCAGGCTGATTTACATCCAGTCtgcagtttattaggaacactaTGCTAACTCATGCAGTTCAGTGCAACAGTCCTGCATCAATGCTGCCTTCATGAGCGTCGTAATGTTCggtttctgtttctgagatTTGACTGATTCCACACTATGGCCTTTAAAAAACAATCTCACACACGAGGTCACTGATCTGGAGCTTTCAGTCGCGTCCCACAGTCCTCCTCGCCAGACGGAGGTTCCCTGTTGGAACTGTGGATGTTACCACTTTTCTCTGAGCTCTTTGAGAACATCTGCTATTTTAATCACATCGCTCCAGTTGTACAGAGACGCAGCCACAGTAACGATGCAGAGGACGTCAGCTTCCACCTGGGAGCGGCTGTGGTTGCAGACCTCCACCCATGTGACCCACGCCTGCACCTTCTTTGACCGcgacagcagctgctgtaggTGTAGCACAGATGTTGTGTAACCTGCCTGAAATTTCACCAGCTCCTTCTCAGGTGATGCTGTCCAGGTATCCATCAGGGAAACCTCTCCCATTGTCCCCAGCAGAGACTGGATTTGTCAACTGTACAAAATGGGAAACTGCCCAGGGGCCCCAGATCCTGAGGGGCCCCAAAACCCACAGGACGCAAGACTCCTGCGTTATTAGCTAATTATCTGGCGCTGTGCTGTGGAGTTCAAAGAcctttattatttcagtttgcATCATACCCATGTAGAGCACAGTCCTAAACAAAGagacagtaaataaaaagtgaGCATTGCTCCAGGAGGTCGGGTCGCAGTGGACCTGAACCTTGGAGGTGAACAGAGTTCATAATGAGTAAAAACAGGTGTATACCTCTCCCTGGCTCGGGCAGAGTCGGAGGATCCGGTGGCTGTCGAACTCGTCCAGTCGGACCGCCTGGTGGAAGCTGCACTCATCGACACGAACGGCGGCCCCGTAACCTGACACGAAAAAAAACCATCACCCGACATGTTCATGAATCAGTACGTGCAGAAGCCAGAAAGAGTAATGAGACTTTTAAACCTGAGGCAgcttaataaataaacaaacaccaaaataaaaacacatttgtctgtgaaacgtgaagagcagcagcaggaaatgaaacGACAAACCCACTTCAGGTGACTGACTCAGGCTAAGGCGCTGGCCGTGGACTGTGACGTCCTTGAGTCTGAATGGACggtgtcatttttgtttttttcccatgatCCTTCTCACAGGGAATTACTCAGACACATTAACCAACAGCAAACCAAATATTTTCATATGTAAACCCCTGAGCTTCCAGTACACAGCTGTACACAGCTGTCAGTACACTGACATCTCACACGAATGAGCGTGAATCACATACATGTATCACATGTGTCCCATGAGATGTTCAAcgatgaaaatgaaatgagtatatacacacacaccgtctCAGTATTAACATTATATTCAAATTTAAAGGAATCCAATCCAAACAGAACAGAACCCTGAATGACTGAATCATGGACAAACTGTCTGAAATCCACATGAAGTGGGTGATTTCCTTCCTGTTGCTGCAGAAATATTCATAAAATGCAGACTTCACTTAAAGCTCCATCCTCTCATCAAATCATAATCTGGAACATGAAGTTTTTAAGAATAGTTCAGGTCACTAATACAGAGCAGTGCTGAATAACCTTTAATTACTTTAATTGATTGTGATTTCCTTCCTGTGTCTGtcccctcatttcctctgtctctctctgggctCTGCTCTCAGGAAACGCCCCAAACATTCCTGAAAACTCAGCTGAACctttgtttgctctgttttcCTTTGAGCACAGATGTGATGCATCTATGGAGCAGTGgcacctctgctctgtgcaTTTGCATCATGGACGCACCATGCAAATACTAGGACACATGAACAGAGGCTGATGTTAACTTAATATGGTCACACAGTTTGTGGCATCTCTGAAAAGGAggcacaaacaaaatgaaaccaaCCAGGAAGGTTGTACAGAGGAATCAAACACGCGTTAAGTACAGGTACAAGGTGGACGAACTGTGATGGAGTCACTCTGTCTAACCTCAGACATATCTGTGACATTTACTGTTACTGATCAGCACACACGTATAAGTCTATATGGATTCAGGACAGGACAGAGTAATAATACACaatctaaatgtgtgtgtgtgtgtgtgtgtgtggtttcaccTCGGAGCTGTGACTTGCCGATGCTGAACTCCTCATTCAGACCAATTCGCATCTCTGGCAAACGAGgacagtcagagtcagagacactTCCCACAGTCTTGTTGGTCTTTTCTAAGTACAGAGAAGTGAATAAGCTCTGTTCCAAACTCACCTGAGCAGCTCGGCATGTAGCACTTCACTCTGATCTCTCCCTCGACGTCTGCCTTCATCAAAACTCCCTGCATCACAAAGTGTTTTATAACGGAGCAGAGTCAGACACCACAGCTTCACAGCCCCCGATGGGTCAGAGGATCAGAGGAAACCAGACATTACACAACAAAAGGAGACAAAAGACTGATCTAATAATTAGACTTAACATATTTAAGACTAAGTTTTTACTGATTTAAGTCCTTCACACAGTGACTGACGTTATCACGTCCACGTTACTCACGTTGGAGCCGATGACGACCGACATCCTCTCAATCACATCCACAAATATCTCACTCTTTCCTccctggaaaaacacacacgtgtATGGAGActgtgaggtgtgtgtctgctgtcatCAGTCATGGTCACAGCAGGAAGTCTACAGTCCAGTCCAGCCAGGACCCGACTATTCACTGGAACATGTCTGTCATTTTCAGGCTCAGACTCGTCGTCTGTAACTGATTAACATGATTCTTCACCAAACAGTGCGACTTATTTAGACGGTGCAGGACAAACGCTCACAACAACTCTGATGTTTAAAGTCATATCGAAGAGGACGAGACTTTGACTCActtgaaacattaaaacaagttCTTCCAGGACATAAAGCTGCTCCTGactctggtttgtttgtttgtgttcatgtgtgttttcctcaaACACTAAATTATACTTGTGGAAAATGACCAGCTGCTGAAAAGTCCCAGAAATTCACCAGCTGCACCGCAGACTGAATGATGTGTCACCGTGTCGTCATGTGATGCTGTTTacctgctctctgctggactGGATGGGCCTGGTGGCTGCAGAGCTGGGAGCCACCTTACTCTGCTGCGTCTCTGCTCCAAACTACAGCAACAaaacatcatcaacaacaacaacaacaacagggtAAATCCAGGCTCTCAGCTTAGATATTTAAGCTCTAACTAACTAAGAGAAGATTTTCAGGTTTTCTTCTGGTTGAGTCTGAAAAACCTCTGAAACAACATATCTGGTCTGACAGCTCTAACAGCTGCCGGGTGTAGTTGGTGTTAACGCACCAAGCCGACGTTGCTGAGGTCAAACAGGCTGAACGGTCTGGAGGAAACAGCCTCAGTCTGGATGAAGTTCTTCAGGACGTCAGAGGACGTGGTCTGGATGTAACCGTAGTCCTGACAGGCAGAGAGTTACttctttattatattatattaaatattggTAAAAATCACCATGAAATTTCAGCTTTGACTCTAAGGCCATGTCTGAGTGTTCTCTGAGACACCTGATAAATATGAGCCCAGGTGGTTCTTTGGGACTACCTGAGGCAGGGAAACTCACCACAACCTCGTCCAGCAGCTCGTAGATCAGGGCAAAGTTCATCTGCACCGACTTCTCAGACAGACTGCCACAGTAATCTTTAACCAGAGCTGTTAacctgagaacacacacacacattttaaccgATGTGAACTGGTTCTTTCTCAGACATCTCTTCAGTGAAAATCCCTTTCAATCCCTCGCTGGCTCTTTTgggtaaatatttaaaaatgaggCAAACAACTTCTCAAGCTGGTGAGGCAGCAACCTGTGAAGAATTTATCTAAATATTGTGTATGGTAGTATAAATGTATACTGTactatttatttttgtacttcCAGTGCTCTCTGCTTCACTTCATCATCAACTGCCTTTTGTGGAAAACACATACCTGTTGAGGAATTCGATGACAGTGAAAGGTGAGGAGTCGGCGGAGGTCGTGGCGACCCAGTACAGTCCTCCCTGCCTGACGTGGACAAAGTGAAGACCTTTGTGACTCTGCAGAACAAACCACAGTCCTGATTAAGGCCCCGGGATGGAAAACATTCATGTTTACAAATTCTCCTGTTGTTATTTAAGTTCAGATGAAATTCACTTCTCTTCTTGGATCATCTGGCTCTGCTTCTCCTGATTCTCAGTAACACGGGATTCTGATATGAAAAGGTTTGAGCGTGAATCAAatacagtggcaagaaaaagtccACCTTCTGGAGTCAGAGCTCAGGCCTGAACCCCACAGAGATGCTGTGGACTGACCTCAGACATCCTGAGAACATGcctgagctgaagcagctctgtaGGAGGACTGGTCCAAAACTTTTCCTGTGGATCAGCAGCTACTGGGAGAGCTGGTTTGAGGTTGAACCAGTTATTAAATCCAAGGTTCCATttactttttccaccagcactgtGAAAGTTTAATTGGTAtgttcaataaagacatgaaaaatCATACCGGTGTGTGTTATTAGCTTAAGCACATTGTGTTTGGCTGTACGTGTGACTTGGATGAAGGTCAGATCACATTTTGTGaccaattaatgcagaaaatcagGTCAATCCAAAGGATTAAACCTAACAGTCGAAGGCACCCAGGCGCATGTggtgttaccatgacaaccgGGGGCTGGTCTCCAGTCAGCGCTGTGACCTTCTCATAGAAAATACTGACAACGTCACTTCCAGCTTCCCCACGGACTGGTGGTCAAGTTAAGAACTTTTAAACAGCcaaaaaaaggtagaaaaaaaagaaaagggacgTGTCAGGAAacatgagacagaaacagatgcatgtgtttgcatttggCCTCTGTAGCTTTTAGTTGTGGGACAACTGAGGAGGATACAGTCTTTATAGATGAGGTGGTCGCCCTTTGAAGACAAGATGAAGACCTGAGAGATCATCCTGctaagagacaaacagaaaaagacaagagagagggacagagacaccaGTCAATCTACTGCAGGTCAAAATGTTCATAAGATTCATAAGATGTGTGGCTCCAAAATGCCATCAAACCCAAACCCACCCTGCTGAGAAAGAGTTGTGATACAGTAGCGCCCCCTGTCGGGGATAGCCGATAGTCCTGGATTCGCCTTGTTATTTACACCCTTTTAAAATACTTGCTATGTGCAGTTTCATTGTTTAAGACTAGCAGGCATCTAAAACCAGCCTGTAGCATGTCCTCGTCTGAAGAAACGATTCCACCAAATTTCACTCAGTATTCTGCCAACTTTAGGTATCCCTGTACCTAAACAGAACTCCTGACATCCCGAGAACATGCCTGAGCTGTATAATGATTACACCAGTCCATGTTTAAAttgtaaatatatgtaaatatatttacatatatatatttaaatatatatgcCTTCTATTCACGCTCCAGCTTTCATTAAAGTATTCAACAGAAACTGGATGGAGAGCAGAAAGGGAACCAGCCCAGAAATTAAGTTGAATTAAAACAATCTGTCGcagtaaaatctgttttatctTGAGCCGAATTTATCAGAAGTTCCAAACGAGTCAGAGAAACTCCTGAACATGTTCTACAAACTAATGTGGGTTGAAAACGAGTCTGTTCAATTGGCTAAAGTGGTAAACGAGTTTGGATTTGAACTGTGAGAACACTGACTTGAACAGCTATAAACTGTATGCACTGCATTACTTACCCGCAGCAGTCTTGCAGTGAAACAGAGGTGAATCACTTCAACTGTTTGGTTGCATTGATTATTCGTTATTTATCCATGAACGGCGGTGAAAGGGATTTTACTGCTGCTAACGGTAGCCTGGCTAAAGTTAGCTATCGCAGCATAGttgaagtgtaaaaatacacGAGAGCAGTTAAAATAGTAGTTAACGATAAAATAGTTAACGGGAGTATTAAAATGTCAACTGAAATACAACTTAAATGCGGGTTATTTTTAGTTAGCTTCTGACTGGTTCTGAGTTTAACCGGCAGACCCTTGTTTACTAACCGGGTCAGTAGATGGCGGTTAGCAGCACAGCGCCCCCTGTTCTACGGGCGGACATGTTACACacaatgaaaatacatttttaaaaggtaTTTTGCGGATAATTAGACCCTATTTCTGATATAATACAGTTTTATATACATTTTCAATGACGGCTGTTTAGTTCTTCTTGTCTCATTTAGCTTGTAGTTAAGACATCCAAACAGCAGGCGGCAGTAGCGGCCGTGATTCATACGGAAATGGCTCATGTCGGCAAAGTAGGCATTTCCAGATTAGCATCGGTTTCTCTTCCATGTAGTTCACCATGAAGTAAGTGGACGTTTTCACATTGAAGTAATTGTTTGAGTTTCTGTTTACTGTTCGGTCTTTATTCGTACTGCCTCGGATGTCTATCTGTACGAGCTGTACGATAACCTACTAGCAGCTAGCTCACAAACATTGGCGATAAATACAGTTAACCTAGCCACCGTCACTCATTCTCGCTTCACCGAACCCTGTTCAAAAATCTCACAATTTAATGATTCCCTCTTATTCGACGAGTTAGCATACATGATCAAACAGAGTAGCTAATGTGATCATAAACCTTTAAGAGCAGTTCAATCATTTCAGATCTCAAGAATCCGTTTGATTGCGTTTCATGGCTTCTGTTGTGGCACTCCACGGTCAGCTGTGGCGAACGTGGATCGTTTTTCTTTTATCGAAATCAGTCGATTTGCCCAATTTAAGAAAGAATCATAAACTAAACCAAACTAAATGCCTTAAATCTTTACCTAACTCATAGACGTGCACGTTTCCTTTTAAACGGGAAACATAAAATTGGCTATAGTCTGAATGGAGTCTGGCGTGACTGGGCAGACAAGTTCTATAACAGCTGATTTTACAGTGGGTGACGTGACGTTTCACTTCATCACAGTGGATAAGTGGCAGACAGTCAGTGGTTAATATAAAAGGATACCTTCCCTTTAATGCCTGGTGATATctatctgtcctctgttttcAGTCCGCTCACGAAGGTGAAGTTGATCAACAAGCTGAACGAGCGGGAGGCCGACCTCGGGGTGAACGAGACTGTTTCCTGGCACACTGAGTACAAAGACAGCGCCTGGATCTTTGTTGGTAGGACAGACCCTCCTGTGTGGACGAGTCAGGAGCTAATGCTGCATGCTGAGGACAGGGACCTGTCACATCATTTCTAATGAGTTTTCTCAAAAATCAGTTGTGCCTGAGATGATCGTACAGCACATGGGTAGAATAAGTT
This genomic stretch from Toxotes jaculatrix isolate fToxJac2 chromosome 12, fToxJac2.pri, whole genome shotgun sequence harbors:
- the ap4m1 gene encoding AP-4 complex subunit mu-1, with the translated sequence MISQVFILSSKGDHLIYKDFRGEAGSDVVSIFYEKVTALTGDQPPVVMSHKGLHFVHVRQGGLYWVATTSADSSPFTVIEFLNRLTALVKDYCGSLSEKSVQMNFALIYELLDEVVDYGYIQTTSSDVLKNFIQTEAVSSRPFSLFDLSNVGLFGAETQQSKVAPSSAATRPIQSSREQGGKSEIFVDVIERMSVVIGSNGVLMKADVEGEIRVKCYMPSCSEMRIGLNEEFSIGKSQLRGYGAAVRVDECSFHQAVRLDEFDSHRILRLCPSQGEQTVMQYQLSDDLPSAPPFRLFPTIERDSGGRLLMYLKLRCDLPPKSAAINVCATIPVPKGSVSLSQELSSPDQSAELKLQSRAVVWQIPRFPGGTQLSALFKLEVPGLSSASMLEVGPVGLSFELPKITATGLQIRFLRLSPVQPGPSQRWVRYITHSDSYTIRI